Proteins from one Verrucomicrobiales bacterium genomic window:
- a CDS encoding TolC family protein, with translation MRLRHLTALILCSVWTSVQAQDSSTNRPILRLTLEEAVVRALQNNLQIAIERVRGEGVGYDLKAAYGSYDPVFGLTAGRREDVREGQFQTSAGVPSPGSENVTDSASPSISGRLPFGTEYRVGLSLNHVTGNSGGNALDQYSTDVGAFSLTQPLLRDFWINSERRTIRIAKLNRDISDLEFENIVMTVVRDVQKSYYELVAADERIKVRLSAHELATQLARDIRRKVEIGTAAPLEDKEAESKAQTELSGYYSALHERNLAESRLKGYFTRKYPEVATSKVEPIQKLLAIERRGVDLQESWKNGLAKRPDYRSYFFRAEQQRINLRFARNQMYPVLDLTGGYGRRGLDSISTHPGTPADLGGAFHDIGRNNQPYHSYGVTFSVPFTMQAERANLKRAKVNQEQVLLELEQKEQQVLIEIDDTVSAISSSSMRIKATRLAREFAEEALAAEQKKLDSGVVQPTEVLKRQDALTQARSAENQALLDFNKALTDLDMVDGTILERNSIQLQSLK, from the coding sequence ATGCGACTTCGACATCTGACGGCTCTGATTCTCTGCAGTGTCTGGACTTCCGTCCAGGCCCAGGATTCATCGACGAATCGACCGATCCTGCGTTTGACCTTGGAGGAGGCCGTGGTGCGGGCGTTGCAGAACAATCTCCAGATAGCGATTGAGCGGGTGCGAGGCGAGGGCGTTGGCTACGACCTCAAGGCCGCCTATGGTTCGTATGATCCAGTGTTTGGCCTGACTGCCGGCCGACGTGAGGACGTTCGCGAGGGCCAGTTCCAGACGAGCGCTGGGGTTCCTTCCCCGGGATCAGAAAACGTCACCGATAGCGCGTCCCCCAGCATTTCTGGCCGACTGCCCTTTGGGACCGAGTATCGGGTTGGTCTTTCCTTGAACCATGTGACGGGTAACAGCGGTGGAAACGCCCTAGACCAGTACAGCACGGATGTCGGTGCCTTCAGTCTCACCCAGCCCTTGCTCCGGGACTTCTGGATCAACTCCGAGCGCCGAACCATCCGGATTGCCAAGCTGAACCGAGATATTTCGGACCTGGAGTTTGAAAACATCGTCATGACGGTCGTCCGGGACGTCCAGAAGTCCTACTATGAACTCGTTGCGGCGGATGAACGAATCAAGGTTCGCCTGTCGGCGCACGAACTCGCAACGCAGCTGGCTCGTGATATCCGTCGAAAGGTTGAGATTGGAACGGCGGCGCCTTTGGAAGACAAGGAGGCGGAATCCAAGGCCCAAACCGAGCTTTCCGGCTACTACTCGGCGCTGCATGAACGGAATCTTGCGGAGAGTCGTCTTAAGGGTTACTTCACCCGCAAATATCCCGAAGTGGCAACCTCCAAGGTGGAACCCATCCAAAAGTTGCTGGCCATCGAGCGGCGGGGGGTTGACCTGCAGGAGAGCTGGAAAAATGGCTTGGCCAAGCGCCCGGATTACCGAAGTTACTTCTTTCGGGCGGAACAGCAACGGATCAACCTCCGTTTCGCTCGGAATCAGATGTATCCTGTTCTGGACTTGACGGGGGGCTACGGTCGTCGGGGGTTGGATTCCATCTCCACACATCCCGGCACCCCGGCTGATTTGGGTGGGGCTTTCCACGACATCGGTCGGAACAACCAACCGTATCACTCCTACGGCGTCACCTTCTCGGTTCCGTTCACCATGCAGGCGGAGCGGGCCAATCTGAAGCGAGCCAAAGTCAACCAGGAGCAGGTGCTGCTTGAGTTGGAACAAAAAGAACAGCAGGTATTGATCGAAATTGACGACACGGTCAGCGCGATCAGCTCCAGTTCCATGCGTATCAAGGCCACCCGGCTTGCGCGTGAATTTGCCGAGGAAGCCTTGGCTGCCGAGCAGAAGAAGCTGGATAGCGGCGTCGTCCAGCCCACTGAGGTTCTTAAGCGCCAGGATGCCCTAACCCAAGCGCGATCCGCCGAGAACCAGGCTCTCTTGGATTTCAACAAGGCCCTCACCGACTTAGATATGGTGGATGGAACGATCCTGGAGCGGAACAGCATCCAGCTTCAATCTCTGAAGTAG
- the lpdA gene encoding dihydrolipoyl dehydrogenase → MADKSFDLVVIGAGPGGYVAAIRAAQLGWSVACIEKEPALGGTCLRVGCIPSKALLESSEQFHNAQHGLKAHGILVNQVQLDLAAMLKRKTQIVTTLTKGIEALFKKNKVTRFSGHATLLGTSRVLVKGEKESTEISAKQILLATGSRSAPLPGVVLDGDRVGTSTEALSYSEVPKHLVVIGAGVIGLELGSVWNRLGAKVTVLEYCDRILPGMDAELAAEARKVFEKQGLNFKLGAKVTSAKANGNQVVVEAQGQEPITCDRVLLAVGRSPNTEGLGLESVGIQPDAKGRIPVDAQFRTTAAGIYAIGDVIAGPMLAHKAEEEGIACVEQMITGHGHVDYNTIPSVVYTHPEIASVGRTEEELQKAGITYSKGLFPFLASGRARALGETEGRVKVLADATTDRVLGVHILGPHAGDLIAEAAVAMTFHASAEDIARSCHAHPTLAEALKEAAMAVSNRAIHF, encoded by the coding sequence ATGGCGGACAAATCTTTTGACTTGGTGGTCATCGGGGCGGGCCCAGGTGGCTATGTGGCGGCGATCCGAGCCGCTCAGCTCGGCTGGTCGGTGGCTTGCATCGAGAAGGAGCCGGCGCTGGGCGGCACCTGTCTGCGCGTCGGCTGCATTCCCAGCAAAGCGCTGCTGGAGTCGAGCGAGCAATTCCACAACGCGCAGCACGGGCTCAAAGCCCACGGCATCCTGGTCAACCAGGTGCAACTCGACCTGGCTGCGATGTTGAAGCGGAAAACGCAGATCGTGACAACCCTCACCAAGGGAATCGAAGCGCTGTTCAAAAAGAACAAGGTCACCCGCTTTTCCGGCCACGCCACCCTGCTGGGAACGTCGCGAGTCCTGGTGAAGGGCGAAAAAGAATCCACGGAGATCTCGGCCAAACAGATTCTGCTCGCCACCGGCAGCCGCTCAGCTCCGCTGCCCGGAGTGGTGCTGGATGGAGATCGGGTGGGGACCAGCACGGAAGCGCTCTCGTACTCCGAGGTACCCAAACATCTGGTGGTGATCGGGGCCGGGGTGATCGGGCTCGAGCTGGGCTCCGTCTGGAACCGGCTGGGCGCCAAGGTCACCGTGCTCGAGTATTGCGACCGAATCCTCCCCGGCATGGACGCCGAACTCGCGGCCGAGGCCCGCAAGGTGTTCGAAAAGCAAGGTTTGAACTTCAAGCTCGGGGCTAAGGTCACCTCCGCCAAAGCCAACGGCAACCAAGTTGTGGTCGAGGCCCAAGGCCAGGAACCCATCACCTGCGACCGGGTCCTGCTCGCCGTGGGTCGCAGTCCCAACACCGAAGGATTGGGGCTGGAGTCGGTGGGCATTCAGCCCGATGCGAAAGGACGAATCCCCGTGGATGCCCAGTTCCGCACCACCGCCGCAGGCATTTATGCCATCGGTGACGTGATCGCCGGGCCGATGCTGGCGCATAAGGCTGAGGAAGAAGGCATCGCCTGTGTGGAGCAGATGATCACTGGCCATGGCCATGTGGATTACAATACCATCCCGAGCGTCGTCTACACCCACCCCGAGATCGCCTCGGTGGGCCGGACGGAGGAAGAGCTGCAGAAGGCCGGTATCACCTATTCCAAAGGGCTTTTTCCCTTTCTCGCCAGTGGCCGAGCCCGTGCTCTCGGCGAAACCGAAGGTCGCGTGAAGGTTCTCGCCGATGCGACAACCGATCGGGTTCTTGGAGTTCATATTCTCGGGCCCCATGCCGGCGATCTGATCGCCGAAGCTGCGGTCGCCATGACCTTCCACGCCAGCGCGGAAGACATTGCGCGCAGCTGCCATGCCCACCCGACCTTGGCCGAGGCGCTCAAAGAGGCCGCGATGGCCGTCAGCAACCGGGCCATCCATTTCTAG
- a CDS encoding PaaI family thioesterase has translation MSRLPNTHNCFACGVKNQSGLQLAMETDGKQVWAAFTPRQEHAGFFHAVHGGLITTALDEVMAWAIIASTKKPAYSAELSVRFMKPIGIGETTRVSGEITLNRRNRLFETRGEIRNQAGELCATATGKYLPLPPSQLETALLDFPAEARSYFRD, from the coding sequence ATGTCCCGATTACCGAATACTCACAACTGTTTCGCCTGCGGGGTCAAAAACCAGTCCGGTCTCCAGTTAGCCATGGAGACCGACGGGAAGCAGGTCTGGGCCGCTTTCACCCCACGACAGGAGCATGCCGGGTTCTTCCATGCCGTGCACGGTGGTTTGATCACCACGGCGCTGGATGAGGTCATGGCCTGGGCGATCATCGCCAGCACGAAGAAGCCGGCCTATAGCGCTGAACTGAGCGTTCGCTTCATGAAGCCCATTGGGATCGGCGAAACCACGCGAGTCAGTGGAGAAATTACGCTCAACCGGAGAAACCGGCTGTTCGAAACGCGCGGGGAGATCCGAAACCAGGCGGGAGAGCTTTGTGCCACGGCCACAGGCAAGTACCTCCCGCTCCCCCCCTCACAACTGGAAACCGCTTTGCTCGATTTCCCAGCGGAGGCCCGGAGCTACTTCAGAGATTGA
- the odhB gene encoding 2-oxoglutarate dehydrogenase complex dihydrolipoyllysine-residue succinyltransferase, with translation MATELKVPAVGESVTEVQIGEWLKPEGSAVRKDENLVSIESEKATIEIPAPADGVLEKILRKKGDIAKVGEVIAHLGTGTGAVAPAPAAPAAAEKASTPTPAAAAPAKGSDKIMPAAARVLAENRVDASKVTPTGPGGRLLKEDVQAHLVGAAPAPTPAPVKSAPAAAVASGLSTGREEESVPMSPLRRTVAKRLVEAQNTMAMLTTFNEVDMSAIMSLRKSYQEAFLAKYNVKLGFMSFFVKAAVDALRLVPQLNAEIRGTNVIYRNYQDVGVAIGGGKGLVVPVLRGADRMSFAEVEVAINEFAKRAKDNKIKMEELEGGTFTISNGGVYGSLLSTPIINPPQSGILGLHSIQERPIALEGQVVIRPMMYLALSYDHRIVDGREAVTFLKRIKEVIENPARILLEV, from the coding sequence ATGGCCACAGAACTGAAAGTCCCGGCGGTCGGAGAGTCGGTCACAGAAGTCCAGATCGGCGAATGGCTGAAGCCGGAAGGCAGCGCCGTCCGCAAAGACGAGAATCTGGTCAGCATCGAATCCGAGAAAGCCACCATTGAAATCCCGGCTCCAGCGGATGGTGTTCTCGAAAAGATCCTTCGCAAGAAGGGAGACATCGCCAAGGTCGGTGAGGTCATCGCACATCTCGGCACGGGCACCGGAGCCGTCGCTCCCGCCCCGGCCGCCCCGGCAGCCGCGGAAAAAGCGTCCACGCCTACACCTGCCGCGGCGGCACCCGCCAAGGGTTCGGATAAGATCATGCCGGCCGCCGCGCGTGTGCTGGCCGAAAACCGGGTAGACGCCTCCAAAGTGACCCCCACCGGTCCGGGCGGCCGCCTGCTGAAGGAAGATGTGCAAGCCCACCTGGTCGGGGCTGCGCCCGCTCCGACACCGGCCCCCGTCAAGTCGGCTCCAGCAGCAGCTGTCGCTTCTGGGCTCTCCACCGGGCGCGAGGAAGAGTCAGTCCCCATGAGCCCGCTGCGACGAACGGTCGCCAAACGCCTGGTCGAAGCCCAGAACACCATGGCGATGCTGACGACCTTCAACGAGGTGGACATGTCGGCCATCATGTCTCTGCGCAAAAGCTATCAAGAAGCCTTCCTGGCCAAGTACAACGTCAAGCTGGGGTTCATGTCCTTCTTCGTGAAGGCGGCCGTGGATGCGCTCCGGCTGGTGCCGCAGCTCAATGCCGAAATCCGCGGGACCAACGTCATCTACCGCAATTATCAAGATGTCGGGGTTGCCATCGGCGGAGGCAAGGGACTGGTGGTGCCAGTCCTGCGCGGGGCCGATCGTATGAGCTTCGCCGAGGTGGAAGTGGCCATCAATGAGTTCGCCAAACGCGCGAAGGACAACAAGATCAAGATGGAGGAATTGGAAGGGGGCACCTTCACCATTAGCAATGGCGGTGTTTATGGTTCCCTCCTTTCCACCCCGATCATCAATCCGCCCCAAAGCGGAATTCTGGGACTTCATTCCATCCAAGAACGTCCCATCGCCCTGGAGGGTCAGGTGGTGATCCGTCCCATGATGTATCTGGCGCTTAGCTATGATCATCGAATTGTCGACGGCCGGGAGGCAGTGACCTTCCTCAAGCGCATCAAGGAAGTGATCGAGAACCCGGCACGCATCCTTTTGGAGGTTTAG
- a CDS encoding copper homeostasis protein CutC yields the protein MASRQPVQIEICIDSIQSALAAEKGGAHRVELCQNLFEGGTTPSAGLILGVRRAVRLPVYVIIRPRGADFCYSEAEFEVMKEDVRLAREWGADGIVLGLLKRDGTVDVKRTQLLMRLAGPLPITFHRAFDVTPDPFKALDALIQLGVRRVLTSGQERTVLEGIDLIAELVRRAGQRIVIMPGGGISDRNFDKIRKLSKAREFHLSASGPVASAMTYRNARVPMGRELRASEFAWSATDPEKVQKVVRSAA from the coding sequence ATGGCTTCGCGTCAACCGGTTCAAATCGAAATCTGCATCGACTCCATCCAGTCCGCCTTGGCGGCGGAAAAAGGCGGGGCGCATCGTGTCGAACTCTGCCAGAACTTGTTCGAAGGGGGGACGACTCCGAGCGCCGGGCTGATCTTGGGGGTGCGCCGGGCGGTACGCCTCCCGGTTTATGTGATCATCCGTCCGCGCGGGGCAGACTTTTGCTACTCGGAGGCCGAGTTTGAAGTGATGAAGGAGGACGTTCGCTTGGCGCGAGAGTGGGGTGCCGATGGTATTGTCCTGGGACTGCTGAAGCGGGACGGCACGGTGGACGTTAAACGCACCCAACTCTTGATGCGCTTGGCCGGTCCCTTGCCAATTACCTTCCATCGTGCCTTCGATGTCACTCCCGATCCTTTCAAAGCCCTCGATGCGCTGATTCAACTGGGAGTTCGCCGGGTGCTGACCTCCGGCCAGGAGCGCACCGTTCTGGAAGGCATCGACCTGATCGCCGAACTCGTTCGGCGGGCGGGTCAGCGGATCGTTATCATGCCCGGTGGGGGGATCAGCGATCGCAATTTTGATAAAATCCGGAAGCTTTCCAAGGCGCGTGAGTTTCATCTCTCTGCGAGCGGTCCGGTGGCCAGCGCGATGACTTATCGCAATGCGCGGGTTCCGATGGGGCGGGAGCTTCGAGCCTCGGAGTTTGCCTGGTCGGCGACCGACCCGGAAAAGGTCCAAAAGGTGGTTCGGTCGGCCGCATGA
- a CDS encoding prolyl oligopeptidase family serine peptidase — protein sequence METSIYQRFCLALGMLAALVASPACGQGTRADYDRSAQLRRLTENKVLNLRIEPRWLTNQARFWYRRELAGGNSQFVLVDAEQGTKVLAFDHARLAEALSRALGKPVSAERLPVDSLAYTTNGAALVVQVQGKAWECATNTYELKEVPGTASSLPSDPSARASRRTGAETHIIFDNRTMGGVELFWLDAEGKKQTYGRIGAGERRSQHTYVGHVWMVETREGERELGRFTAAELTSIAVIGEENREARAEGRRRGRGRPQAEPEESLRGRSPDKKWIAFVRNHNIYLRSTITGKESQLSFDGGLGEAYSESVSWSPDSKKLVGTRVTAVAEHKVYMIESAPPDQVQPKLQSYDYFKPGDRLPHPHPVLFDAESAQAIQIKDELFPNPFTESGDLDLRWESDSSRFTFTYNQRGHQVLRVLGVSASKGEVQVLVDERAETFISYSGKQSLHWLDRTKELVWMSERDGWNHLYLYDATNGRVKNQITRGEWVVLGVDRIDEELRQVWFRAGGIRSGQDPYQVHHARINLDGTGLMLLTEGDGTHSLQWSPDRRFAVDTYSRVDAPPTHELRRASDGGLIVSLEQGDLSELIATGWKAPERFMARGRDGATEIYGVIYRPTNFDPARKYPVIEYIYAGPHDSHVPKAFAALQRGSVAELAELGFVVVQIDGMGTSNRSKKFHDVCWRNLGDGGFPDRIAWMKAAAEKYAFMDLTRVGIYGGSAGGQNSTRAMLAHGDFYKAAVSDCGCHDNRMDKIWWNEQWMGWPIGKHYEEQSNVTQAHRLQGKLLLVVGELDRNVDPASTMQVVNALVKADKDFDLLVIPGAGHGAAESPYGKRRRADFFVRHLLGVEPRRE from the coding sequence ATGGAAACCTCGATTTATCAACGATTCTGCTTGGCGCTCGGGATGCTTGCGGCCTTGGTGGCCTCTCCGGCTTGCGGACAAGGCACCCGAGCGGATTACGACCGTTCCGCGCAACTGCGTCGGTTGACCGAGAACAAAGTCCTTAACCTTCGAATCGAGCCGCGCTGGCTGACCAATCAGGCTCGGTTTTGGTATCGACGCGAGCTGGCCGGAGGGAATTCCCAGTTTGTGTTGGTGGATGCCGAGCAGGGTACCAAGGTTCTCGCGTTCGACCATGCCCGTCTCGCTGAAGCCCTGAGTCGGGCGTTGGGGAAGCCCGTCTCAGCGGAACGGCTGCCGGTGGATTCGCTGGCATACACTACCAATGGGGCCGCGTTGGTGGTTCAGGTGCAGGGCAAAGCCTGGGAATGCGCAACGAATACCTACGAGCTTAAGGAGGTTCCGGGAACCGCCTCCAGCTTGCCCTCCGATCCCTCGGCTCGGGCAAGTCGTCGGACCGGAGCCGAGACGCACATCATTTTTGACAATCGCACGATGGGGGGAGTGGAGCTCTTCTGGTTGGATGCGGAGGGAAAGAAACAAACCTATGGCCGAATCGGGGCTGGCGAACGGCGCTCACAACACACCTATGTCGGTCATGTGTGGATGGTGGAAACTCGCGAAGGCGAGCGAGAACTGGGCCGATTCACGGCAGCGGAGCTCACCTCCATCGCGGTGATCGGTGAGGAAAATCGGGAGGCGCGAGCCGAAGGACGACGACGCGGCCGTGGACGGCCACAAGCCGAACCCGAAGAGTCCCTGCGTGGACGTTCCCCCGATAAAAAATGGATCGCTTTTGTTCGTAACCACAACATCTATCTGCGGTCCACCATCACGGGAAAAGAATCCCAGCTGAGTTTTGATGGCGGGCTAGGGGAGGCTTATAGCGAATCCGTCAGTTGGTCCCCCGATTCCAAGAAGCTGGTCGGCACTCGTGTCACTGCGGTTGCGGAACACAAGGTATACATGATCGAATCGGCTCCCCCTGATCAAGTGCAGCCGAAGCTTCAGTCCTACGACTACTTCAAACCCGGGGACCGGCTCCCCCATCCGCATCCGGTCCTTTTCGACGCGGAGTCCGCTCAGGCAATCCAGATCAAGGATGAACTTTTTCCGAATCCATTCACGGAGAGCGGCGACCTGGACCTGCGCTGGGAGAGCGACTCCTCTCGTTTTACGTTCACTTACAACCAGCGCGGACACCAAGTGCTGCGCGTTCTTGGGGTCAGTGCCTCCAAGGGCGAAGTTCAGGTGCTCGTCGACGAACGGGCCGAGACCTTTATCAGCTACTCCGGCAAACAATCCCTGCATTGGCTGGATCGGACCAAGGAGTTGGTCTGGATGTCCGAGCGCGACGGATGGAATCACCTTTATCTGTATGATGCGACCAACGGCCGAGTGAAGAATCAGATCACCCGGGGCGAGTGGGTGGTGCTGGGAGTGGACCGAATCGACGAGGAGTTGCGGCAGGTGTGGTTTCGAGCCGGAGGCATTCGATCCGGCCAGGATCCCTATCAGGTGCATCATGCTCGGATAAACCTGGACGGCACCGGGCTGATGCTCCTGACCGAAGGCGATGGCACGCATTCACTTCAATGGTCCCCCGATCGTCGATTCGCCGTTGACACTTACTCGCGAGTGGATGCGCCGCCAACCCATGAACTGCGACGGGCTTCTGACGGAGGACTGATTGTATCCCTGGAGCAAGGTGACCTCTCGGAGTTGATCGCCACCGGATGGAAAGCGCCGGAACGGTTCATGGCGAGGGGCCGTGACGGAGCAACTGAGATCTATGGGGTCATCTATCGACCCACCAACTTCGATCCGGCCCGCAAGTATCCGGTGATCGAATACATCTATGCCGGACCTCACGACTCACACGTTCCCAAAGCCTTCGCGGCACTTCAGCGCGGCTCGGTGGCCGAGTTGGCTGAGCTGGGGTTCGTGGTGGTTCAAATCGATGGGATGGGCACCAGCAATCGATCCAAGAAGTTTCATGATGTCTGCTGGCGCAATCTGGGGGATGGAGGGTTTCCCGATCGCATCGCTTGGATGAAGGCAGCGGCCGAGAAGTATGCCTTCATGGATCTCACCCGCGTTGGCATCTATGGGGGAAGCGCCGGCGGACAGAACTCCACCCGGGCGATGCTGGCCCATGGGGATTTCTACAAGGCGGCTGTTTCTGATTGCGGCTGCCACGACAACCGGATGGACAAGATCTGGTGGAACGAGCAGTGGATGGGATGGCCTATAGGCAAGCACTACGAGGAACAGTCCAATGTAACGCAGGCACATCGTCTGCAGGGAAAGCTCTTGTTGGTGGTCGGCGAGTTGGATCGTAACGTAGATCCTGCCTCGACGATGCAGGTGGTGAACGCTCTGGTGAAGGCCGATAAGGACTTTGATTTGCTGGTGATTCCCGGGGCGGGCCACGGAGCAGCCGAGTCCCCGTATGGCAAGCGGCGTCGCGCGGATTTCTTTGTGCGGCACCTCCTGGGCGTGGAGCCTCGGAGGGAGTGA